GGCAGTTGACCGGGAAACACCTCCCCAGGAGGGTCCTCCTTCCCAAACCGTTCGTGTGGACATACCCTGACAAGGACGATCTTTCCCATGGATCTCTTCTCTTACCGCAACCTGGAATTTTTCTGCGAGGAAGTCCCGGTCGCACACATCGCCAAAAAGGCCGGGACCCCGTGTTACGTTTACAGCGCCGGGACCCTGCGTTCCCACTTTCGTGCCTTTGACGAGGCCTTTTCCCCTTGGCCCCACCTCATCTGTTTTGCAGTGAAGGCCTGCGGCAATCTTGCCGTCCTGGATCTCCTCGCGTCCCTCGGGGCTGGTGCTGACATCGTCTCCGGAGGCGAACTCTTCCGGGCCCTTTCGGCCGGCATTCCACCAAAACGCATCGTCTATTCCGGGGTCGGCAAGACCGAACGGGAGATTGGGTATGCACTTTCTGCCGGCATCCTCATGTTCAACGTGGAGTCTATTCCCGAGCTGGAGGCCATCCGGCGAGTGGCCCGACGCCTCAAAACACGCGCCCCTATCTCCTTTCGGGTCAATCCCGACGTAGATGCCGGGACCCATCCCTACATCTCGACCGGACTTCGAAAGAACAAATTCGGGATCCCGGCTGAGCAGGTGATCACAACCTACCGAAACGCCGCACAGATGGACGAGATCGAGATCGTGGGGATCGACTGCCATATAGGCTCCCAGCTCACTACTGTCGAACCCTTCGTGGACGCCATGAAGAGGATCCGCCGCCTCGTAGAAGATATCGATGAGGCCGGAATACGTCTTCGTTATCTGGACATAGGCGGTGGGCTCGGGGTCCGCTACCGGGATGAGACACCCCCAAGCCCAAAGGAATATGCTGAGGGCATCCTCGAGGTCCTCTCTGGCCTTCCCCAGACCGTGATCCTCGAGCCTGGAAGGGCCATGGCGGCAAATGCCGCCGTGCTCCTCACCCGAGTCCTGTACATCAAGGACACAGGGGAGAAACGCTTCGCCATTGTGGATGCCGGCATGAACGACCTTGCCAGGCCAAGCCTCTATGGGGCTTATCACGAGATCGTCCCTGCCCGAAAAAAGGACGGTCCACTTCAGGTTATGGACGTGGTGGGCCCCATCTGCGAGACCGGAGACTTTCTCGCCCGGGATCGTGAGCTACCGCCCTTGGGGCCCAAAGAACTCCTCGTGGTCAAGACCGCGGGCGCCTATGGATTCAGCATGTCCTCAAACTACAACGCCCGGCCACGGGCAGCAGAGGTCCTTGTGGACGGTGACCGATTTGAGGTGGTGAGGAGACGGGAGACCTATCGGGATCTCGTACGGGGAGAAAGGATATCGGGCTTCGGGCGCAAGGAGGACAAATGAAAGGCCTTGTCTTTACCAAGATGCACGGAGGAGGGAACGACTTTATCCTCATAGACAACCGGACTGGGGTCGTGGGAGAAGACGCGGCTGGGCTTGCACGAATGCTCTGCAGAAGAAAATTCTCCGTCGGGGCCGACGGCCTCATCCTCATAGAGCCCTCAAACACGGCCGACTTTCGCTGGCGGTTCTACAACGCAGACGGAAGCGAGGCCGAGATGTGCGGAAACGGTGCCAGATGCGCCGCCCGGTTCGCATATCTCTCCGGCATTGCCGGCCCCAGGCTCCGCTTCGAGACCCAAGCCGGCCTCATCCACGGAGAGGTGACGGACGGACGGGTCAGGATCGGACTCTCTCCACCCCAAAACCTCGTTTGCGACATCATCATCTCTGTGGATGGAAAACCCATCAAGGTCCACCACGTGAACACAGGCGTCCCTCATACGATCCTCCTCACGGACGATCTGGATACGGCGCCTGTCCGGGAGCTCGGCAGAGCGATCCGGTTTCACGAAAGGTTCGCGCCTGCGGGCACCAACGTGAACTTCGTCCAGGTCTTCCACCCGCACTCCATACGCATCCGCACCTACGAGCGCGGTGTAGAAGATGAGACCCTTGCGTGCGGGACAGGCGCGGCCGCAAGCGCCATAGTAACGTCACACCTTTCCCTGACAAAAAGCCCGGTCTCGGTCCTGACCCAGGGAGGGGAAGAACTCACTGTCCATTTCACGACCGGGCGAGACGGACGGATCGAAGAGGTCTTGCTCGAAGGGGACGCAGTACGTGTCTATACGGGCAGGATCGAGGAATGATCCCCTTGAAAAACCCGATTACAGGAAACCCCCTGATTCGGTCCGAAAAGTATTTCCTCTCGTTGGTCGAATTGACATAGCATAGATGCAAGGGGTTCCCTGCGCCCTCTGTGGCGGATTTCTCCCTTTGGTCGAAATGACATCGATAGATGAAGTCCTTGCCCCCCTCTTAAAAAGGATCCTGGAAGAGGCGGGAATTCCACAAAACGATGCGGTCATCTCCGCCCTGTGCGTCTATCTCAGGGAACTTGAGACCTGGAACCGCCGTATGGATCTCTCGGGCATTCAGGACATGGAGGGCCTTGCCCTCAAATTCGTCGGAGATACCGCACCATTTGCCCCCCTCGTCCCGACCGGGACGCGGACGGTGCTCGATATCGGGACCGGGGCCGGCGCACCTGGGCTCGTCCTCAAGATCCTCCTGCCCCAGCTCGAGGTCGTCCTCGTGGACGCCCTGAGAAAACGTGTCTCCTTCCTTCGCCATGTCATCGCCCTTCTGGGGCTTACGGGCGTCACTGCCCACCACGGCCGAGTAGGCGAACCCGGCATCCCGCACATACACCCGCCTGAGGGCTTCGACCTCGTGACGAGCCAGGCCGTGGGCTCACTCGATCTCCTCACTCGGCTCGCCATCCCCCTTCTCGGTCCAGGCGGGGTCGTCGTGGCCTTCAAAGGCCCAAAGGCCGCGGCTGAGGTAAAGGTTTACCGTGAGATACTTGCCCAAAGGGGATTTCTTGCGAAGACCATACCCGTTCGCCAACCAGTCAGTGGCCTTCCCCGCACCCTCGTCTTTCTGCGCAGGAATCCCAGCTCCCTGGAGCATTCACCATCTCTTTCATCTCATGGGAACCGCGAAAAAACCTCATGACATCAATTAATTGGCCCGGCATCCTGATCCTTCTCTTGCTCCTCGGGACTGCCAACTTCCTTCCCATC
This DNA window, taken from Deltaproteobacteria bacterium, encodes the following:
- the rsmG gene encoding 16S rRNA (guanine(527)-N(7))-methyltransferase RsmG codes for the protein MTSIDEVLAPLLKRILEEAGIPQNDAVISALCVYLRELETWNRRMDLSGIQDMEGLALKFVGDTAPFAPLVPTGTRTVLDIGTGAGAPGLVLKILLPQLEVVLVDALRKRVSFLRHVIALLGLTGVTAHHGRVGEPGIPHIHPPEGFDLVTSQAVGSLDLLTRLAIPLLGPGGVVVAFKGPKAAAEVKVYREILAQRGFLAKTIPVRQPVSGLPRTLVFLRRNPSSLEHSPSLSSHGNREKTS
- the lysA gene encoding diaminopimelate decarboxylase, whose product is MDLFSYRNLEFFCEEVPVAHIAKKAGTPCYVYSAGTLRSHFRAFDEAFSPWPHLICFAVKACGNLAVLDLLASLGAGADIVSGGELFRALSAGIPPKRIVYSGVGKTEREIGYALSAGILMFNVESIPELEAIRRVARRLKTRAPISFRVNPDVDAGTHPYISTGLRKNKFGIPAEQVITTYRNAAQMDEIEIVGIDCHIGSQLTTVEPFVDAMKRIRRLVEDIDEAGIRLRYLDIGGGLGVRYRDETPPSPKEYAEGILEVLSGLPQTVILEPGRAMAANAAVLLTRVLYIKDTGEKRFAIVDAGMNDLARPSLYGAYHEIVPARKKDGPLQVMDVVGPICETGDFLARDRELPPLGPKELLVVKTAGAYGFSMSSNYNARPRAAEVLVDGDRFEVVRRRETYRDLVRGERISGFGRKEDK
- the dapF gene encoding diaminopimelate epimerase → MKGLVFTKMHGGGNDFILIDNRTGVVGEDAAGLARMLCRRKFSVGADGLILIEPSNTADFRWRFYNADGSEAEMCGNGARCAARFAYLSGIAGPRLRFETQAGLIHGEVTDGRVRIGLSPPQNLVCDIIISVDGKPIKVHHVNTGVPHTILLTDDLDTAPVRELGRAIRFHERFAPAGTNVNFVQVFHPHSIRIRTYERGVEDETLACGTGAAASAIVTSHLSLTKSPVSVLTQGGEELTVHFTTGRDGRIEEVLLEGDAVRVYTGRIEE